Proteins encoded in a region of the Teredinibacter purpureus genome:
- the xseA gene encoding exodeoxyribonuclease VII large subunit: MSPTDHSLALSRPMTSSTDSNTDSSALHSGRHVLSVSELNRKAKQLLEIHLPLMWVEGEISNFSKPSSGHWYFTLKDQNAQVRCAMFRGRNGLIKFTPKAGDQVQVRARVSLYEGRGDYQLIAEHMEEAGFGILQKRYQELKQKLEDEGLFSETHKKALPCAPNHLAVITSATGAALHDVLSVLKRRFPSLPVTLLPCIVQGDGSSQQLIEAVKLADADKRFDVIIVCRGGGPIEDLWSFNSEGLARSIHAAKTPIVSAVGHEIDFTIADFAADVRAPTPSAAAELISPNAPELLQALKEMERQLESRINSFLVQSQQQLHHTRQRLRNPKQQLQNWAQRLDILEIKLSATQQSGHALRSSLIDKLRSRLAAQNPEIAVKRNQQTIADINHRLAIAMQHKLDAQYFALSKAGGMLNIMSPLNTLKRGYAIAKDSNGAILREAKDTQKGDSLQILLGKGEISVIVASTKA, from the coding sequence ATGTCCCCGACTGATCACTCGCTGGCCCTATCTCGACCTATGACCTCTTCTACCGATTCCAACACCGATTCCTCCGCACTGCATAGTGGCCGACATGTCCTCTCTGTAAGTGAACTCAACAGGAAAGCCAAGCAACTGCTCGAAATTCACCTCCCCCTCATGTGGGTAGAAGGTGAGATATCTAACTTTAGCAAACCTAGTTCCGGCCACTGGTATTTCACACTGAAGGACCAAAATGCCCAAGTTCGATGCGCCATGTTTCGAGGCCGCAACGGTCTCATTAAGTTCACCCCTAAAGCCGGTGACCAAGTACAAGTACGCGCGCGCGTTAGCCTATACGAAGGCCGTGGCGATTATCAGCTTATCGCGGAACATATGGAGGAGGCAGGTTTCGGAATACTGCAAAAACGCTATCAAGAACTAAAGCAAAAACTCGAGGATGAAGGGCTTTTCTCTGAAACGCATAAAAAAGCACTGCCCTGCGCACCCAACCACCTTGCCGTTATAACATCTGCGACCGGCGCTGCTTTACATGATGTTCTTTCGGTACTAAAACGACGCTTTCCGTCCCTACCCGTGACGCTTTTACCCTGCATTGTTCAGGGGGATGGCTCATCACAGCAACTCATAGAAGCCGTTAAGTTAGCCGATGCCGATAAACGTTTTGATGTCATCATAGTATGCCGAGGCGGTGGACCCATAGAGGATCTATGGTCTTTCAATAGCGAAGGTCTTGCACGCTCGATTCATGCAGCAAAAACACCTATCGTAAGCGCAGTTGGTCACGAGATTGATTTTACAATTGCCGATTTCGCCGCTGACGTTCGCGCTCCAACGCCTTCTGCTGCAGCCGAACTTATCAGCCCGAACGCTCCGGAACTACTCCAGGCGTTGAAAGAAATGGAGCGGCAACTTGAATCTCGAATTAATTCCTTTTTGGTACAGAGCCAACAACAACTCCACCATACTAGACAACGATTACGCAACCCCAAACAACAGCTGCAGAACTGGGCCCAGCGACTGGATATACTGGAGATAAAACTCTCTGCCACCCAGCAATCTGGTCACGCGTTACGATCAAGCCTTATCGATAAACTTCGATCAAGGCTTGCCGCTCAAAACCCAGAAATCGCGGTCAAACGAAACCAACAGACTATCGCAGATATCAATCATAGATTGGCAATCGCCATGCAACACAAGCTCGACGCCCAGTATTTCGCTTTATCAAAGGCTGGCGGCATGCTTAATATAATGAGCCCACTTAATACTTTAAAGCGTGGATACGCTATCGCCAAAGATTCTAACGGGGCAATACTGAGGGAAGCGAAGGACACCCAGAAAGGGGACTCATTGCAAATACTATTAGGAAAAGGTGAAATATCCGTAATCGTGGCGTCTACTAAAGCTTAA
- the guaB gene encoding IMP dehydrogenase, producing the protein MLRIAQEALTFDDVLLVPGYSAVTAKDVSLKTQLTRGIALNIPLLSAAMDTVTESGLAIALAQEGGIGIIHKSMSIKQQAREVRAVKKFEAGVVRDPITIDSTATISELITLTRKNNISGVPVLQDGDLVGIVTGRDVRFETNLDATVASIMTPRSQLVTVKEGADHAEVQALLHKHRIEKILVVNNDFDLCGLITVKDMNKAETYPSACKDVDGSLRVGASVGTSPDTDDRVAALVEAGVDVLVVDTAHGHSKNVLDRVRLIKKTYPQVQVIGGNIATPEAALALVEAGADGVKVGIGPGSICTTRIVTGVGVPQISAIANVAEALKDTDIPVIADGGIRFSGDVSKAIVAGAHCIMMGSMFAGTEEAPGEVELYQGRTYKSYRGMGSLGAMSKTQGSSDRYFQDSSQGMEKLVPEGIEGRVPYKGPLSAIVHQLMGGVRAAMGYTGSIDMLEMRTRPQFVRVTSAGMGESHVHDVSITKEAPNYPVSGR; encoded by the coding sequence ATGTTAAGGATTGCTCAAGAAGCGCTGACTTTTGATGATGTTTTACTGGTTCCGGGGTACTCGGCGGTTACAGCTAAAGATGTCAGCCTGAAAACGCAATTAACGCGAGGTATTGCGTTGAATATACCGTTGCTTTCGGCCGCTATGGATACCGTGACGGAGTCAGGGTTGGCAATCGCGCTGGCTCAGGAAGGTGGAATTGGTATTATCCATAAAAGTATGAGCATTAAACAGCAGGCACGTGAAGTGCGGGCGGTTAAGAAATTTGAGGCGGGTGTGGTACGTGACCCGATTACTATCGATTCGACCGCGACCATTAGCGAGCTAATTACTTTAACGCGAAAGAACAACATCTCGGGTGTTCCTGTTCTTCAGGACGGAGATCTCGTCGGTATCGTAACTGGCCGTGATGTGCGATTTGAAACTAACTTGGACGCGACAGTGGCGAGTATTATGACTCCCCGCTCCCAGTTAGTGACGGTAAAAGAGGGGGCTGATCACGCCGAAGTGCAAGCTCTTTTACATAAGCATCGCATTGAGAAAATACTCGTTGTAAATAACGATTTTGACCTGTGCGGGTTGATCACAGTTAAAGATATGAACAAGGCGGAGACATACCCCAGCGCGTGTAAAGACGTTGATGGAAGTTTGCGCGTGGGAGCCTCGGTAGGCACTAGCCCAGACACAGATGACCGCGTAGCCGCGTTGGTTGAGGCTGGCGTCGATGTTTTGGTTGTCGATACGGCTCATGGACATTCGAAAAACGTGCTTGATCGTGTTCGCTTAATTAAGAAAACCTACCCGCAAGTACAGGTTATCGGCGGTAATATTGCTACGCCAGAAGCGGCTTTAGCATTGGTTGAAGCCGGTGCGGACGGTGTGAAAGTGGGGATAGGCCCCGGGTCTATTTGTACTACACGTATTGTGACCGGCGTAGGTGTTCCGCAAATTTCAGCGATAGCCAATGTTGCCGAAGCACTTAAAGATACTGATATTCCCGTTATTGCCGATGGTGGTATCCGGTTCTCTGGAGATGTATCGAAGGCAATAGTCGCGGGTGCTCACTGCATTATGATGGGTTCTATGTTTGCTGGCACGGAAGAAGCGCCGGGAGAAGTAGAATTGTATCAGGGGCGGACCTATAAATCGTATCGTGGAATGGGTTCACTTGGGGCGATGTCTAAAACTCAAGGCTCCTCAGACCGTTATTTTCAAGATTCTAGCCAAGGTATGGAAAAGTTAGTGCCAGAGGGTATTGAAGGGCGAGTTCCATACAAAGGGCCTCTCAGCGCTATTGTCCATCAGTTGATGGGCGGAGTCCGCGCAGCGATGGGGTATACCGGTTCAATTGATATGCTAGAGATGCGTACTAGGCCCCAATTCGTGCGCGTAACTTCCGCGGGAATGGGTGAAAGTCATGTGCACGACGTGAGCATTACAAAGGAAGCACCTAATTACCCTGTGTCCGGTCGCTAA
- the guaA gene encoding glutamine-hydrolyzing GMP synthase, with protein sequence MTHDIHSQRVLILDFGSQYTQLIARRVREIGVFSEIRAFDMSEAEILEFAPKAIILAGGPESVTETESPRAPAIVFTLGVPVLGICYGMQTMAAQLGGEVEASDVREFGYAQVKIESENGLFHDIKDHVGSDGSALIDVWMSHGDKVNRMPEGFALMASTDSCAIAGMSNESKGFYGIQFHPEVTHTLQGERIFEHFVLKIAGCEPLWTPANIVEDAIARVKAQVGSDKVLLGLSGGVDSSVVAALLHRAIGDQLTCVFVDNGLLRKNEGDQVMDMFAKNMGVKVIRTQSEELFLGKLVGASDPEQKRKIIGNTFIEVFDEEATKLKDVRWLAQGTIYPDVIESAASKTGKAHVIKSHHNVGGLPDDMKMELVEPLRELFKDEVRKIGLELGLPYDMVYRHPFPGPGLGVRILGEVHKSYADILREADAIFIEELHESGWYHKTSQAFAVFLPVKSVGVVGDGRRYEWVIALRAVETVDFMTARWAHLPYELLEKVSGRIINEISGVSRVTYDVSSKPPATIEWE encoded by the coding sequence ATGACCCATGATATTCATTCCCAACGAGTCCTAATTTTAGATTTCGGTTCACAGTACACCCAATTGATTGCACGCCGAGTGCGAGAGATTGGTGTCTTTTCAGAAATACGTGCCTTTGATATGAGTGAGGCAGAGATTCTTGAGTTTGCTCCTAAGGCGATAATCCTTGCCGGCGGTCCAGAATCTGTTACGGAAACGGAATCACCACGAGCGCCCGCTATAGTGTTTACATTGGGTGTTCCTGTACTGGGTATTTGCTATGGCATGCAAACAATGGCTGCTCAGCTGGGAGGCGAGGTTGAGGCGTCTGATGTACGGGAATTTGGCTACGCGCAGGTTAAAATTGAAAGTGAAAATGGATTGTTTCACGATATTAAAGACCATGTAGGTTCGGACGGAAGTGCGCTAATTGATGTTTGGATGAGCCATGGCGATAAAGTGAATCGGATGCCAGAAGGGTTTGCTTTGATGGCCTCGACGGACAGCTGTGCAATAGCCGGTATGTCGAATGAATCTAAAGGTTTTTACGGTATTCAGTTCCATCCAGAAGTAACCCATACGCTGCAAGGCGAACGTATATTTGAGCATTTTGTATTAAAAATTGCAGGATGTGAGCCATTGTGGACGCCCGCCAATATAGTTGAAGACGCAATTGCACGTGTAAAGGCGCAAGTGGGCTCGGACAAAGTGCTTTTGGGGTTGTCTGGCGGCGTCGACTCTTCGGTCGTTGCTGCGCTTTTACATCGCGCTATTGGCGATCAGTTGACCTGTGTTTTTGTCGATAATGGTTTGTTACGCAAAAACGAGGGCGATCAAGTGATGGATATGTTCGCCAAAAACATGGGTGTAAAAGTCATTCGAACACAATCAGAAGAATTGTTTCTCGGAAAGCTAGTAGGCGCTTCAGACCCTGAGCAAAAACGAAAGATTATAGGTAATACCTTTATCGAGGTTTTTGATGAAGAGGCTACAAAACTTAAGGATGTGCGTTGGTTAGCTCAGGGAACAATTTATCCTGATGTTATTGAGTCGGCCGCGTCAAAAACAGGGAAAGCGCATGTAATTAAAAGCCACCATAACGTGGGGGGCTTGCCCGATGATATGAAGATGGAGCTTGTCGAGCCGCTACGCGAGTTATTTAAAGACGAAGTCAGAAAAATTGGCCTCGAGCTTGGGTTACCTTATGACATGGTCTATCGCCATCCTTTTCCTGGGCCTGGATTGGGCGTACGTATTTTGGGCGAAGTCCATAAGAGTTACGCTGATATTCTTCGTGAAGCCGATGCCATTTTTATCGAAGAGCTACATGAGTCAGGTTGGTACCATAAAACTAGTCAAGCCTTTGCGGTATTTTTACCGGTTAAATCAGTGGGTGTGGTTGGCGATGGTCGTCGTTATGAGTGGGTGATAGCGCTTCGTGCAGTAGAGACGGTAGATTTTATGACTGCACGCTGGGCTCATCTCCCCTATGAGTTATTGGAAAAGGTATCGGGCAGAATTATCAATGAAATATCTGGGGTTTCTCGAGTGACTTATGATGTATCGAGCAAGCCGCCGGCGACCATTGAATGGGAATAA
- a CDS encoding SirB2 family protein: MLTLIKHLHIGFACLTIIGLIVRVYWLLYYPQKLTHRLVKILPHINDTGLFLSGLTMAIGFGYPIFAVYWLPLKLILILFYIGIGFIIFKTPMASIYRFILLVASLITYASILWLAINKPSI; this comes from the coding sequence GTGTTAACGCTCATAAAGCACCTTCATATAGGGTTCGCATGCCTCACGATAATCGGGCTTATAGTACGTGTTTATTGGCTACTTTATTACCCTCAAAAACTCACCCACCGTCTCGTTAAAATACTCCCCCACATTAATGATACAGGCTTGTTTCTTAGCGGTTTAACGATGGCTATTGGCTTTGGATACCCTATTTTCGCTGTCTACTGGCTGCCACTAAAGTTAATACTTATCCTCTTTTACATTGGAATAGGCTTTATTATCTTCAAAACCCCAATGGCCAGCATATACCGTTTTATACTTTTGGTGGCGTCGCTTATCACTTACGCTTCTATACTGTGGCTAGCAATCAATAAGCCTTCAATTTAA
- a CDS encoding DUF4202 domain-containing protein, which produces MTDQHARLSLVLSLIDEANQHDPNIEFDLQSGKNEAKEWLYGKRMSERLALFSPNAPELLQIAARAQHIERWKSPRSDYPEGRAGYKKWRAELSLFHAVRAAELMAGNGYSEEERERVKFLVQKRQLRRDPDTQALEDIICLVFLEHYLAPFAAKHAEEKLIDIIQKTWKKMSEAGHSAALQLSYPPHLLAIIQKALGA; this is translated from the coding sequence ATGACAGACCAACATGCCCGCCTAAGCCTCGTCTTATCACTTATTGACGAGGCTAACCAGCACGACCCCAACATAGAGTTCGATCTTCAGTCTGGCAAAAACGAGGCGAAAGAATGGCTCTACGGCAAACGCATGTCAGAACGGCTAGCGCTATTTTCACCAAATGCACCTGAACTACTACAAATAGCGGCCAGGGCTCAGCATATTGAACGATGGAAATCTCCCCGCAGCGATTACCCCGAAGGACGAGCGGGTTATAAAAAATGGCGAGCCGAGCTTTCCTTGTTCCATGCCGTTCGAGCAGCAGAATTAATGGCGGGAAATGGCTACTCTGAAGAAGAACGTGAACGCGTTAAATTTTTGGTACAAAAACGACAACTAAGGCGCGACCCTGACACCCAGGCTCTAGAAGACATTATTTGCTTGGTATTTTTGGAACATTATCTAGCACCTTTCGCAGCCAAGCATGCAGAAGAAAAGCTCATTGATATTATCCAAAAAACATGGAAAAAGATGTCTGAGGCCGGTCATTCCGCAGCGCTCCAACTCTCCTACCCACCTCATTTACTCGCTATCATCCAAAAAGCGCTAGGGGCATAG
- the fnr gene encoding fumarate/nitrate reduction transcriptional regulator Fnr: MPPQSVATPQCHHNPQVNCADCRLAAICLPISLHVDDISKLDDIIQRGRPVQKADHVYHAGEVFKSVYALRSGAIKTVRVTHDGQEQVTGFYLPGEMIGMDGLASNHHTNSAIALETSAVCEIPFSRLEELSAQIPNLQRRFFQLMSKEITQEQQLITLLSKNSADERIASLLLSISTRNNNRGLSAKEFYLPMSRSDIGNYLGLTIETVSRVLSRLHKQEVITLDKKHVIISDMDALKNIASISID, encoded by the coding sequence ATGCCTCCGCAATCTGTTGCTACCCCCCAGTGCCATCATAATCCTCAAGTTAACTGCGCCGATTGCCGCCTAGCGGCAATATGCCTACCCATCAGCTTACATGTCGACGACATCAGTAAACTCGATGACATCATTCAAAGAGGGCGGCCCGTCCAAAAAGCAGACCACGTCTACCATGCGGGCGAAGTATTTAAGTCAGTTTACGCCTTGCGGTCCGGCGCAATTAAAACCGTAAGAGTGACGCATGATGGACAGGAGCAGGTGACCGGTTTTTATCTGCCCGGCGAAATGATTGGCATGGATGGCCTTGCCTCCAACCACCACACCAATTCCGCCATAGCACTCGAAACCTCTGCCGTGTGCGAAATACCCTTCTCTCGACTAGAAGAACTCAGCGCCCAAATACCTAATTTGCAACGCCGGTTTTTTCAGTTAATGAGCAAAGAAATCACTCAAGAACAACAGCTCATAACCTTATTGAGCAAAAATAGCGCTGACGAACGAATTGCTTCCTTGCTATTAAGTATCTCTACTCGAAACAACAACAGAGGTCTTTCAGCAAAAGAATTCTATTTACCGATGTCCCGATCAGATATTGGTAATTATCTTGGCCTTACCATCGAAACTGTAAGCCGAGTTCTTAGCCGACTACACAAACAAGAAGTCATTACGCTCGATAAGAAGCACGTGATCATTTCAGATATGGACGCCTTAAAAAATATCGCATCTATTTCAATCGACTAA
- a CDS encoding D-hexose-6-phosphate mutarotase: MTDTPHIIRRGALDIIQVDNASCSAEVALFGGHVLHWQPSGHKPVLWMSDTANYDGKTALRGGIPICWPWFGPIEGKGRHGLARDRVWQLDQYKEDNGTTALTLSLTLSNHDNPWPHPNRIVMSLTFGRTLEQTLAIHNDSEAPLCFAYAFHNYFHVSDPRNIKIPSITNAIYTDQITGDQHLIDSGDKPYVGPIDRIYHNDRHTTLTDTQLERSITIEKSHSQHWVLWNPGPEARNTADIHPGGEHEFLCFEAASTTDIMLAPNEHIVLSQTLSVQ; the protein is encoded by the coding sequence ATGACTGACACACCGCATATTATTCGCAGAGGCGCTCTCGATATTATTCAGGTCGACAATGCCTCCTGTAGCGCTGAAGTCGCCTTGTTTGGAGGGCACGTTCTGCACTGGCAGCCATCTGGACATAAGCCGGTTTTATGGATGAGTGATACCGCTAATTACGACGGGAAAACGGCATTACGTGGCGGCATTCCTATTTGCTGGCCGTGGTTTGGCCCTATAGAGGGTAAAGGTCGTCATGGGCTTGCCCGAGACCGCGTATGGCAACTAGATCAATACAAAGAGGACAATGGTACTACGGCTCTAACACTTAGCCTCACACTGTCCAACCACGATAATCCGTGGCCGCATCCGAACCGAATCGTAATGTCATTAACATTCGGGCGCACCTTAGAGCAAACGTTAGCCATTCACAACGATAGCGAAGCCCCACTTTGTTTTGCCTATGCCTTCCATAATTATTTCCATGTTAGCGACCCTCGTAATATAAAAATTCCGTCTATTACAAACGCCATATACACCGATCAAATTACCGGCGACCAACACCTGATAGATTCTGGCGATAAACCATACGTTGGCCCTATCGACCGCATCTATCATAACGACCGGCATACGACGCTAACCGACACTCAGCTAGAGCGCTCGATCACCATCGAAAAATCACACTCGCAACACTGGGTACTCTGGAATCCAGGCCCAGAAGCCCGCAATACCGCCGATATTCACCCCGGCGGCGAGCACGAATTCCTATGCTTTGAGGCGGCTAGTACCACCGATATTATGCTGGCGCCGAACGAGCATATTGTACTGAGCCAAACCCTTAGCGTTCAATAA
- the trhP gene encoding prephenate-dependent tRNA uridine(34) hydroxylase TrhP, translated as MSTELLSPAGTLKSMRYAFAYGADAVYAGQPRYSLRVRNNEFNKIENIASAIEEAHQQGKEFYLASNLSPHNDKVRTYLRDLEPVIAMKPDALIMSDPGLIMMVRETWPDQPIHLSVQANAVNYATVRFWANQGIERVILSRELSIDEIEEIRQQCPDVELEVFVHGSLCIAYSGRCLLSGYMTHRDPNQGACTNSCRWEYNAHEAKETETGDLIAVDSAPAAWTPDEVQPVLLQEKNRPGEYMPAYEDEHGTYIMNSKDLRAVQHVDRLVKMGVRSLKIEGRTKSHYYAARTAQIYRRAIDAAESGETFDMSLMTELEHLANRGYTEGFYRRHVPSEYQNYGKGVSDNSAQQFVAEASHYDASSGWLTLDVKNRFGIGDSVELITPQGNLAFNINTLEKINGTAIEVAPGSGHTVRIQAPDLSLNDDGGYAMLMRHL; from the coding sequence ATGAGCACCGAATTACTGTCCCCCGCTGGTACGTTAAAAAGCATGCGCTACGCCTTCGCTTATGGTGCCGATGCAGTTTATGCCGGCCAACCTCGTTACAGCTTGCGTGTGCGCAATAATGAATTTAATAAGATCGAAAATATTGCCTCTGCCATTGAAGAAGCCCACCAACAAGGAAAAGAGTTTTATCTGGCCAGCAATCTATCGCCGCACAACGATAAAGTTCGAACCTATTTGCGTGATCTAGAGCCCGTCATTGCAATGAAGCCCGACGCATTAATTATGTCGGACCCAGGCTTAATTATGATGGTGCGTGAAACTTGGCCAGACCAACCCATACACCTTAGCGTTCAAGCCAACGCTGTTAACTATGCCACTGTGCGGTTTTGGGCCAATCAAGGAATAGAACGCGTTATTTTGTCCCGCGAACTCTCGATTGATGAAATTGAAGAAATTCGCCAACAGTGCCCGGATGTAGAGCTAGAAGTATTTGTGCACGGCTCTTTGTGTATTGCGTATTCAGGACGCTGCTTACTTTCCGGGTACATGACGCACCGAGACCCCAATCAAGGCGCCTGCACAAATTCGTGTCGCTGGGAATACAACGCTCACGAGGCAAAAGAAACCGAGACAGGTGACCTTATTGCCGTCGACTCTGCCCCTGCCGCTTGGACCCCAGATGAAGTCCAACCGGTACTATTGCAGGAAAAAAACCGACCCGGTGAATACATGCCCGCTTACGAAGACGAGCACGGCACCTACATTATGAACTCTAAAGATCTTCGCGCCGTTCAGCACGTAGACCGGCTCGTTAAGATGGGCGTACGCTCACTTAAAATTGAAGGTCGAACCAAATCTCATTACTACGCAGCTCGCACCGCTCAAATCTATCGTCGAGCGATTGATGCGGCTGAGTCGGGCGAAACCTTTGACATGTCTCTAATGACAGAGCTAGAACACCTCGCTAACCGGGGCTACACGGAAGGCTTCTATCGCCGTCACGTACCAAGCGAATATCAAAATTATGGAAAAGGGGTTTCTGATAATAGCGCACAGCAATTTGTTGCTGAAGCCTCGCACTACGACGCCTCTTCTGGCTGGCTAACCCTTGATGTAAAAAATCGCTTTGGTATTGGTGACAGCGTTGAGCTGATTACCCCACAAGGTAACCTCGCGTTTAATATTAATACGCTCGAAAAAATAAACGGCACGGCCATTGAGGTAGCGCCAGGTTCTGGACATACCGTACGTATCCAGGCACCCGACTTATCGCTCAACGATGATGGCGGTTATGCCATGCTGATGCGACACTTATAA
- a CDS encoding glutaminyl-peptide cyclotransferase codes for MCIAQNGYATVITPLSFELLDTKAHDTQLFTQGLEINGDHILESSGLYNRSLVRIYHKDSGALLREKPLPKQVFAEGLTLFNQQVFVLTWRAGLLFILDPATLNVKKTLPYKGQGWGLTHNDTHLFMSDGSHSIQLRNPETFEQFKTLSIIHPVTQKPIRKLNELEFAQGVLWANQWQTNLIYALSPINGEILGILDLTELVPPALRGDKEKVLNGIAYDPQKGAFWITGKNWPTRYLIRIKLTSFNTPL; via the coding sequence ATGTGCATCGCCCAAAACGGTTATGCCACGGTTATTACGCCCCTCTCTTTTGAGCTACTCGATACGAAAGCCCACGACACTCAGCTGTTTACACAAGGGCTAGAGATTAATGGCGACCACATTTTGGAAAGCAGCGGCCTCTACAACCGCTCCCTTGTCCGTATTTACCACAAAGACTCTGGAGCATTGCTTCGCGAAAAACCTCTGCCCAAACAAGTTTTCGCCGAAGGTCTTACACTGTTCAACCAACAAGTTTTCGTCCTCACATGGCGAGCGGGGCTGCTGTTCATTCTGGACCCTGCAACACTCAACGTTAAAAAAACACTGCCCTACAAAGGCCAAGGCTGGGGCCTTACACACAACGACACACACCTATTTATGAGCGACGGCAGTCACTCTATCCAACTTCGCAACCCTGAAACGTTCGAGCAATTCAAAACACTCTCTATCATTCACCCCGTCACACAAAAGCCCATCCGTAAGCTCAATGAATTAGAGTTTGCTCAGGGCGTTCTCTGGGCCAACCAATGGCAAACCAATCTCATATATGCCCTATCGCCCATCAATGGTGAGATATTGGGCATACTCGATTTAACCGAACTTGTACCACCAGCATTACGTGGCGATAAGGAGAAAGTCTTGAACGGCATTGCTTACGACCCACAGAAAGGCGCGTTTTGGATTACGGGAAAAAATTGGCCAACGCGCTACTTAATCCGCATCAAGCTAACGTCTTTTAATACGCCCCTATAA
- a CDS encoding late competence development ComFB family protein has protein sequence MLLGAGRHRGDIISAQDSVHNYYEHLVIEQLLRANDRAGRDPEFMADVSCVALNRLPPRYVRHDVDMTFFLSPTELEEMNDKVAKAVNDAVDYVLSREQSPTTSTDPEIPQETAG, from the coding sequence ATGCTGTTAGGCGCCGGCAGACACCGCGGAGACATAATTTCCGCACAAGACAGCGTACATAATTACTATGAGCATCTAGTTATAGAGCAATTACTGCGCGCCAACGATAGAGCCGGTCGTGACCCAGAGTTTATGGCTGATGTGTCCTGCGTTGCTCTTAATAGACTACCCCCCCGCTACGTACGCCACGATGTCGACATGACCTTTTTCCTCTCACCCACAGAACTAGAGGAGATGAATGACAAGGTCGCTAAGGCCGTAAACGACGCAGTAGATTACGTGCTTAGCCGCGAACAATCGCCGACAACTTCCACAGACCCCGAAATACCACAAGAAACAGCGGGCTGA